The Lysobacter capsici genome has a segment encoding these proteins:
- a CDS encoding M48 family metalloprotease codes for MDAAQPKDDDIDAAAGAQAAPHALAPLPYHQALVAHFKRAEPEVWAWASSLSVQTQHAQELRTELLRKTYRLTAGSHPRVHALCGDVLARLGIEANVTLYQAGDGAMGASLWFLPGEAHVVLAGAVLERLDEIELSALLGHELAHYKLWTLDGGDYHTAQRILDHCMADPQAASSHAESARRYSLHTEIFADRGAAVAAQAALPAVAILVKVHTGLGNVDPTAYLGQAEEVERDDPRHSRGETHPEAYLRAQAVDRWWRGAADTDSWLRQRLQGPLSFDRLDLLDQIELRALTRRFIARLLAMPALDSDAARQQARSYFPDWGDQEPAADDEALAPDRIDDSVRGYLHSVMLDFALIDADQRETALLETARLAASMGGRGEFLAALKRDAGLGKRELDKLVRRLDQERAA; via the coding sequence ATGGATGCAGCACAGCCCAAGGACGACGACATCGACGCGGCAGCCGGCGCGCAGGCCGCGCCGCATGCGCTGGCGCCGTTGCCGTATCACCAGGCCCTGGTCGCGCATTTCAAGCGCGCCGAACCCGAGGTCTGGGCCTGGGCCTCGTCGCTGAGCGTGCAGACCCAGCACGCCCAGGAACTGCGCACCGAACTGCTGCGCAAGACCTATCGGCTGACCGCCGGCTCGCATCCGCGAGTGCATGCGCTGTGCGGCGACGTGCTCGCGCGCCTGGGCATCGAAGCCAACGTCACTCTGTACCAGGCCGGCGACGGCGCGATGGGCGCGAGCCTGTGGTTCCTGCCCGGCGAGGCGCACGTGGTGCTGGCCGGCGCGGTGCTCGAACGCCTGGACGAGATCGAACTGAGCGCGCTGCTGGGTCACGAACTTGCGCATTACAAACTGTGGACGCTCGACGGCGGCGATTACCACACCGCCCAGCGCATCCTCGACCACTGCATGGCCGATCCGCAGGCCGCGAGCAGCCACGCCGAAAGCGCGCGCCGCTACAGCCTGCACACCGAGATCTTCGCCGACCGCGGCGCCGCGGTCGCGGCGCAGGCGGCGCTGCCGGCGGTCGCGATCCTGGTCAAGGTGCATACCGGCCTGGGCAATGTCGATCCGACCGCGTACCTGGGTCAGGCCGAGGAAGTCGAGCGCGACGATCCGCGCCACAGCCGCGGCGAAACCCACCCGGAAGCATATCTGCGCGCGCAGGCGGTCGATCGCTGGTGGCGCGGCGCGGCCGATACCGACAGCTGGCTGCGCCAGCGCCTGCAGGGGCCGTTGTCGTTCGATCGGCTCGACCTGCTCGATCAGATCGAACTGCGCGCGCTGACCCGGCGTTTCATCGCGCGCCTGCTGGCGATGCCGGCGCTGGATTCCGACGCCGCGCGGCAGCAGGCACGAAGCTATTTTCCCGATTGGGGCGATCAAGAGCCCGCGGCCGACGACGAAGCGCTCGCGCCCGATCGCATCGACGACAGCGTGCGCGGCTATCTGCACAGCGTGATGCTCGACTTCGCCTTGATCGACGCCGATCAGCGCGAGACGGCATTGCTGGAAACCGCGCGCCTGGCCGCGAGCATGGGCGGTCGCGGCGAGTTCCTGGCCGCGCTCAAGCGCGACGCCGGGCTGGGCAAGCGCGAACTCGACAAGCTGGTGCGCCGGCTCGATCAGGAGCGCGCGGCATGA